Proteins from a single region of Echeneis naucrates chromosome 14, fEcheNa1.1, whole genome shotgun sequence:
- the LOC115053894 gene encoding LIM domain kinase 1-like produces the protein MQQTSSFRSWEDSFLSDSCLDVNRQSRMSRRDQRFRRGMKGRCSECSCILSHWYYEREGQLYCKKHYWARYGEHCHGCKDTIMTGLIMVAGEKKYHPECFTCISCGMFIGYGDTYTLVEHTKLFCGHCFCQGVVSAMRSASPLTKSSHMVALVSLPPHAGGWRGLTVATDFSQDKCPLVTVTELDPAVLSPDLLSSVHIGDQVLEVNGIPVCSITQEEIHHVIQDTSRPLQLTIEHNPQSSDGLLPSKISQDNISCPDPCTRNTLASTHKLPSLEEEPSPGAETDEPIRLSLSPPQHQGTGMRSRHILRSCSIDKCPLSPGALSLLTQKRDMVRSESLRVDPGERTHRIFRPSDLIHGEVLGKGCFGQAVKVTHQETGEVMVMKELISFDEETQKTFLKEVKVMRCLDHPNVLKFIGLFYKDKRINFISEYIQGGTLRETIIKMDKDFPWNTRVSYAKDIAAGMAYLHSMNVIHRDLNSHNCLVRENQSVVVADFGLARLVVEERNQRRTSSMERPAKGTLSELRRPDRRKRYTVVGNPYWMAPEMIHGKTYDERVDIFSFGIMICEIIGRVSADPDFLPRTNDFGLNVTGFLQQYHPPLCPSAFLPLSVLCCDMDSDKRPSFSKLEEWLENLLMHLDIGLPLLSELDQLRRDFWQNHNDQTPSDNQHNTMNSHELSHCSQPQGQSPDHTEVNCLSQSQAQNSPPDSHSGGRQETRDYHDMRTEQDYTCLSGDSMNCSQIKTLCCRSTSTDLCKTGTDTCDQNTSSGQTQVHNQSSQPLQVNSSQLSQSTRRRTCTGVLWDGFTEDSSFL, from the exons atgTTCTGAATGTAGCTGCATCTTATCTCACTGGTACTATGAAAGAGAAGGACAGTTGTACTGTAAGAAACATTACTGGGCCCGTTATGGAGAGCACTGCCATGGCTGCAAGGATACCATCATGACAGGACTCATTATG GTTGCTGGAGAAAAGAAGTACCATCCTGAATGCTTCACTTGTATAAGCTGTGGTATGTTTATTGGATATGGAGATACTTACACACTTGTTGAACACACCAAACTCTTCTG TGGTCACTGTTTCTGTCAAGGTGTAGTGTCAGCTATGAGGTCCGCCTCTCCACTCACCAAGAGTTCCCACATGGTGGCATTGGTGTCCCTCCCTCCCCATGCAGGTGGTTGGCGCGGCCTGACTGTGGCCACTGACTTCAGCCAAGACAAATGTCCTCTTGTCACTGTAACAGA GTTAGACCCAGCTGTCCTCAGCCCAGACCTGCTGTCCTCTGTCCACATTGGTGATCAAGTACTGGAAGTCAACGGCATTCCTGTTTGCAGCATAACTCAAGAGGAG ATACATCATGTGATCCAGGACACAAGCAGACCACTGCAGCTGACCATTGAACATAACCCACAGTCCTCTGATGGCCTCCTTCCCTCAAAGATTTCCCAGGACAACATCAGCTGTCCTGACCCCTGCACTCGCAACACACTTGCTTCAACTCATAAACTCCCAAGTCTAGAAGAAGAGCCAAGTCcaggagcagagacagatgaACCAATCAGGTTAAGCCTCTCACCCCCTCAGCACCAAGGAACAGGAATGCGATCCAGACACATCCT tcgcAGCTGTAGTATAGATAAGTGTCCACTGTCTCCTGGAGCCCTGTCACTATTAACTCAAAAACGAGACATGGTTCGCTCAGAGTCTCTTCGTGTGGACCCTGGAGAACGAACCCACCGCatcttcagaccttcagacctcaTTCACGGAGAAGTACTTGGCAAGGGATGCTTTGGACAAGCTGTCAAG GTAACACatcaggagacaggagaggtgatggtgatgaaagaGTTGATAAGTTTTGATGAAGAGACACAGAAGACTTTCTTAAAGGAG GTAAAGGTGATGCGCTGTCTCGACCATCCAAATGTTCTAAAGTTCATCGGACTGTTTTATAAAGACAAACGCATAAACTTCATCTCTGAATACATCCAGGGAGGAACACTCAGAGAGACCATCATAAAAATG GACAAGGACTTTCCCTGGAATACAAGAGTGAGTTATGCCAAAGACATTGCAGCTGGAATG GCCTATTTACACTCCATGAATGTTATCCACCGAGATCTAAACTCACACAACTGTCTGGTCAGAGAG AACCAGTCGGTGGTGGTGGCTGATTTTGGACTAGCCAggctggtggtggaggagaggaaTCAGAGAAGAACATCTTCTATGGAGCGGCCTGCCAAGGGGACACTGTCAGAACTGCGCAGGCCTGATAGGAGGAAGCGGTATACTGTGGTTGGAAACCCCTACTGGATGGCCCCCGAGATGATCCATG GAAAAACCTATGATGAACGAGTAGACATCTTTTCCTTTGGTATCATGATATGTGAG ATAATAGGTCGAGTGAGTGCAGATCCTGACTTCCTTCCCCGGACAAACGACTTTGGGCTAAATGTAACTGGTTTCCTGCAGCAGTATCACCCCCCACTGTGCCCGTCGGCCTTCCTGCCACTGTCTGTCCTTTGCTGTGACATGGACTCTGATAAACG ACCTTCCTTTTCAAAACTGGAGGAATGGTTGGAGAACCTGCTGATGCACCTGGACATTGGTTTGCCTTTGCTCTCCGAGTTGGACCAACTCCGAAGAGACTTCTGGCAGAATCATAATGACCAAACTCCATCTGACAACCAGCATAACACCATGAATTCTCATGAATTATCCCACTGTTCACAGCCACAAGGACAGAGCCCTGACCACACAGAAGTCAACTGCCTCTCTCAAAGCCAAGCTCAAAACAGCCCACCTGACAGCCATTCAGGTGGCAGGCAGGAAACACGTGACTACCATGACATGAGGACAGAGCAGGACTACACCTGTTTGAGTGGTGACTCTATGAATTGCTCACAAATCAAGACTCTGTGTTGCAGGTCAACAAGCACAGATTTGTGCAAGACTGGAACTGACACCTGTGACCAAAATACATCTTCTGGACAAACACAAGTCCACAACCAGTCCTCACAACCGCTGCAGGTCAACAGCTCACAGCTAAGCCAGTCTACCAGACGCAGGACATGTACAGGAGTGCTGTGGGACGGATTTACAGAGGACAGTTCTTTTCTGTAA